One window from the genome of Enterobacter asburiae encodes:
- the argH gene encoding argininosuccinate lyase: protein MALWGGRFTQAADQRFKQFNDSLRFDYRLAEQDIVGSVAWSKALVTVGVLTADEQLQLEEALNNLLEEVRLNPQQILESDAEDIHSWVEGKLIDKVGQLGKKLHTGRSRNDQVATDLKLWCKDTVGELLAANRQLQSALVETAQNNQDAVMPGYTHLQRAQPVTFAHWCLAYVEMLARDESRLQDTLKRLDVSPLGSGALAGTAYEIDREQLAGWLGFASATRNSLDSVSDRDHVLELLSNASIGMVHLSRFAEDLIFFNSGEAGFVELSDRVTSGSSLMPQKKNPDALELIRGKCGRVQGALTGMMMTLKGLPLAYNKDMQEDKEGLFDALDTWLDCLHMGALVLDGIQVKRPRCQEAAQQGYANSTELADYLVAKGVPFREAHHIVGEAVVEAIRQGKPLEDLSLADLQKFSAVIGDDVYPILALQSCLDKRAAKGGVSPKQVAQAIADAKNRLV from the coding sequence ATGGCACTTTGGGGTGGGCGTTTTACACAGGCAGCGGATCAGCGGTTCAAACAGTTCAACGACTCTTTGCGCTTCGACTACCGCCTGGCCGAACAGGATATTGTCGGCTCTGTGGCCTGGTCCAAAGCGCTGGTGACGGTGGGCGTACTGACCGCAGACGAACAATTACAGCTGGAAGAAGCGCTGAACAATCTGCTGGAAGAGGTGCGTCTTAACCCGCAGCAGATCCTCGAAAGCGATGCTGAAGATATTCACAGCTGGGTGGAAGGCAAGCTTATCGACAAAGTCGGTCAGCTGGGTAAAAAGCTGCACACCGGGCGCAGCCGTAACGACCAGGTCGCCACCGACCTGAAGCTGTGGTGTAAAGACACCGTCGGCGAACTGCTGGCGGCCAACCGTCAGCTGCAGAGCGCGCTGGTGGAAACCGCGCAGAACAACCAGGACGCGGTGATGCCGGGTTATACCCACCTGCAGCGCGCGCAGCCGGTGACCTTTGCGCACTGGTGTCTGGCCTACGTTGAGATGCTGGCGCGTGATGAAAGCCGTTTGCAGGATACCCTGAAACGTCTGGACGTCAGCCCGTTGGGCAGCGGCGCGCTGGCCGGTACGGCGTATGAAATCGACCGCGAACAGCTGGCAGGCTGGCTGGGCTTTGCCTCCGCCACCCGTAACAGCCTGGACAGCGTCTCTGACCGCGACCACGTGCTGGAGCTGCTCTCCAATGCGTCTATCGGGATGGTGCACCTGTCGCGCTTTGCCGAAGACCTGATCTTCTTTAACTCTGGCGAAGCGGGCTTCGTCGAGCTGTCCGACCGCGTGACCTCAGGCTCATCCCTGATGCCGCAGAAGAAAAACCCGGACGCGCTCGAGCTGATCCGCGGCAAATGTGGCCGCGTGCAGGGCGCGCTGACCGGCATGATGATGACCCTGAAAGGGCTGCCGCTGGCGTACAACAAAGACATGCAGGAAGACAAAGAAGGGCTGTTCGACGCGCTCGACACCTGGCTGGACTGTCTGCATATGGGCGCGCTGGTGCTGGACGGCATTCAGGTGAAACGTCCGCGCTGTCAGGAAGCGGCACAGCAGGGCTATGCGAACTCTACCGAACTGGCGGATTATCTGGTGGCGAAGGGCGTACCGTTCCGTGAAGCGCACCATATTGTGGGTGAAGCGGTAGTGGAAGCCATTCGTCAGGGTAAACCGCTGGAAGATCTGTCGCTGGCCGACCTGCAGAAGTTCAGCGCGGTTATCGGGGATGATGTGTATCCGATTCTGGCGCTGCAGTCTTGCCTGGATAAGCGTGCTGCAAAAGGCGGCGTGTCGCCGAAGCAGGTGGCGCAGGCGATTGCGGATGCGAAAAACCGGTTGGTTTGA
- the argB gene encoding acetylglutamate kinase — MMNPLIIKLGGVLLDSEEALERLFTALVNYRESHQRPLVIVHGGGCVVDELMKGLNLPVKKKNGLRVTPADQIDIITGALAGTANKTLLAWAKKHHIASVGLYLGDGDSVKVTQLDEELGHVGLAQPGSPKLINTLLEGGFLPVVSSIGVTEEGALMNVNADQAATALAATLGADLILLSDVSGILDGKGQRIAEMTPEKAEQLIAQGIITDGMIVKVNAALDAARTLGRPVDIASWRHAEQLPALFNGTPIGTRILA; from the coding sequence ATGATGAACCCATTAATTATCAAACTCGGTGGTGTACTGCTGGACAGCGAAGAAGCGCTGGAGCGTCTGTTTACCGCGCTGGTGAACTATCGCGAATCACACCAGCGTCCGCTGGTGATCGTGCACGGCGGCGGCTGCGTGGTGGATGAGTTGATGAAAGGGCTCAACCTGCCGGTGAAAAAGAAAAACGGCCTGCGCGTGACGCCTGCTGACCAGATTGACATCATTACCGGCGCGCTGGCGGGTACGGCGAACAAAACGCTGCTGGCGTGGGCGAAGAAACACCACATCGCGTCCGTTGGCCTCTATCTGGGCGATGGCGACAGCGTAAAAGTGACCCAGCTCGACGAAGAGCTCGGCCACGTTGGACTGGCACAGCCAGGTTCGCCTAAGCTGATTAACACGCTGCTGGAAGGCGGTTTCCTGCCGGTGGTGAGCTCTATCGGCGTGACCGAAGAGGGCGCGCTGATGAACGTCAACGCTGACCAGGCGGCGACGGCACTGGCGGCAACGCTGGGTGCGGATCTGATCCTGCTCTCCGACGTGAGCGGCATTCTGGACGGTAAAGGCCAGCGCATTGCGGAAATGACGCCTGAGAAAGCCGAGCAGCTGATTGCTCAGGGCATTATTACCGACGGCATGATCGTCAAAGTGAACGCCGCGCTGGATGCCGCACGCACGCTGGGCCGTCCGGTGGATATCGCCTCCTGGCGTCACGCGGAGCAGCTCCCGGCGTTGTTTAACGGCACGCCGATTGGCACGCGTATTTTAGCGTAA
- the oxyR gene encoding DNA-binding transcriptional regulator OxyR, whose product MNIRDLEYLVALAEHRHFRRAADSCHVSQPTLSGQIRKLEDELGVMLLERTSRKVLFTQAGLLLVDQARTVLREVKVLKEMASQQGEAMSGPLHIGLIPTVGPYLLPHIIPMLHQTFPKLEMYLHEAQTHQLLAQLDSGKLDCAILALVKESEAFIEVPLFDEPMMLAIYEDHPWANRDRVPMADLAGEKLLMLEDGHCLRDQAMGFCFEAGADEDTHFRATSLETLRNMVAAGSGITLLPALAVPRERKRDGVVYLPCIKPEPRRTIGLVYRPGSPLRSRYEQLAEAIRGSMDGHFDSALKQAVQAV is encoded by the coding sequence ATGAATATTCGTGATCTTGAATACCTGGTAGCGTTAGCCGAGCATCGTCACTTTCGCCGCGCGGCAGATTCCTGCCACGTCAGCCAGCCCACGCTGAGCGGTCAGATCCGCAAGCTGGAAGACGAGCTGGGCGTGATGCTGCTGGAGCGCACCAGTCGTAAGGTTCTGTTCACACAGGCAGGTCTTCTGCTGGTGGATCAGGCGCGTACCGTGCTGCGCGAGGTCAAAGTGCTCAAGGAAATGGCAAGCCAGCAGGGGGAGGCGATGTCCGGCCCGCTGCATATTGGCCTGATCCCAACCGTTGGCCCGTACCTGTTGCCGCACATCATTCCGATGCTGCACCAGACGTTCCCGAAACTCGAAATGTACCTGCATGAAGCGCAAACCCATCAGCTGCTGGCGCAGTTAGATAGCGGCAAGCTCGACTGCGCCATTCTGGCGCTGGTGAAAGAGAGCGAAGCGTTTATTGAAGTGCCGCTGTTCGACGAGCCGATGATGCTGGCGATTTATGAAGATCACCCGTGGGCGAACCGCGATCGCGTGCCGATGGCCGATCTGGCCGGCGAAAAGCTGCTGATGCTGGAAGACGGTCACTGCCTGCGCGATCAGGCGATGGGCTTCTGCTTTGAAGCGGGTGCGGATGAGGATACCCATTTCCGCGCAACCAGTCTGGAAACGCTGCGTAATATGGTTGCGGCGGGAAGTGGCATCACGCTGCTGCCTGCGCTGGCCGTACCGCGCGAGCGTAAGCGTGATGGCGTGGTCTATCTGCCGTGCATCAAGCCGGAGCCGCGTCGCACTATCGGCCTGGTGTATCGTCCGGGTTCACCGCTGCGCAGCCGCTATGAGCAGCTGGCAGAGGCCATCCGTGGTTCTATGGATGGCCATTTCGACAGCGCGTTAAAACAGGCGGTTCAGGCCGTTTAG
- the sthA gene encoding Si-specific NAD(P)(+) transhydrogenase — translation MPHSYDYDAIVIGSGPGGEGAAMGLVKQGARVAVIERYHNVGGGCTHWGTIPSKALRHAVSRIIEFNQNPLYSDHSRLLRSSFADILNHADTVINQQTRMRQGFYERNHCEILQGNAHFVDEHTLALECHDGSVETITAEKFVIACGSRPYHPADVDFSHPRVYDSDSILSLHHEPRHVIIYGAGVIGCEYASIFRGMDVKVDLINTRDRLLAFLDQEMSDSLSYHFWNSGVVIRHNEEYEKIEGCDDGVIMHLKSGKKLKADCLLYANGRTGNTDSLQLENIGLETDSRGQLKVNSMYQTALPHVYAVGDVIGYPSLASAAYDQGRIAAQALVKGEATAHLIEDIPTGIYTIPEISSVGKTEQQLTSMKVPYEVGRAQFKHLARAQIVGMSVGTLKILFHRETKEILGIHCFGERAAEIIHIGQAIMEQKGGGNTIEYFVNTTFNYPTMAEAYRVAALNGLNRLF, via the coding sequence ATGCCACATTCCTACGATTACGACGCAATAGTTATTGGTTCCGGCCCCGGCGGCGAAGGTGCTGCTATGGGTCTGGTGAAACAGGGAGCCAGAGTAGCGGTCATCGAGCGCTACCATAATGTCGGCGGCGGTTGCACCCACTGGGGCACCATCCCTTCGAAAGCCCTCCGCCACGCCGTTAGCCGCATTATCGAATTTAACCAGAACCCTCTTTACAGCGACCACTCCCGACTTCTTCGTTCATCTTTTGCTGACATCCTGAATCACGCGGATACCGTTATTAACCAGCAGACGCGCATGCGTCAGGGGTTTTATGAGCGTAACCACTGTGAGATTTTGCAGGGCAACGCGCATTTTGTGGATGAACACACCCTGGCACTCGAATGCCACGACGGTTCGGTCGAAACCATCACGGCTGAAAAATTTGTGATTGCCTGCGGTTCACGCCCGTACCATCCCGCCGACGTGGACTTCTCGCACCCGCGCGTCTACGACAGCGACTCGATTCTGAGCCTGCACCATGAACCCCGCCACGTCATTATCTATGGCGCAGGGGTCATTGGCTGCGAATATGCGTCGATCTTCCGCGGAATGGACGTCAAAGTTGACCTGATCAACACCCGCGACCGCCTGCTGGCGTTCCTCGATCAGGAGATGTCAGATTCGCTCTCCTACCACTTCTGGAACAGCGGCGTGGTCATTCGCCACAACGAAGAGTACGAGAAAATCGAAGGCTGTGACGACGGGGTGATCATGCACCTGAAGTCCGGTAAAAAGCTGAAAGCAGACTGCCTGCTGTACGCCAACGGCCGTACCGGCAACACCGACTCACTGCAGCTGGAAAATATCGGGCTTGAAACCGACAGCCGCGGTCAGCTGAAGGTCAACAGCATGTATCAGACCGCCCTGCCGCACGTTTACGCGGTCGGCGACGTGATTGGTTACCCAAGCCTGGCATCAGCCGCTTACGACCAGGGACGTATTGCCGCACAGGCGCTGGTAAAAGGCGAAGCGACGGCGCATCTGATCGAAGATATTCCGACGGGCATCTATACCATCCCGGAAATCAGTTCAGTCGGCAAAACCGAGCAGCAGCTGACGTCAATGAAGGTGCCTTACGAGGTGGGTCGCGCGCAGTTTAAACATCTGGCGCGGGCGCAAATCGTGGGGATGAGCGTGGGGACGCTGAAGATCCTGTTCCACCGCGAGACGAAAGAGATCCTCGGCATTCACTGCTTTGGTGAACGCGCCGCGGAAATCATTCATATCGGCCAGGCGATAATGGAGCAGAAAGGTGGTGGTAACACCATTGAGTACTTCGTTAACACCACCTTTAACTACCCGACCATGGCGGAAGCCTATCGGGTCGCGGCACTAAACGGCCTGAACCGCCTGTTTTAA
- a CDS encoding helix-turn-helix transcriptional regulator, with the protein MHHDITHILTDLINGTTPLRQVHFANPATSAPEFALQVDFPRLEMVIEGSMKDLADCVLHQGDVLYVPAGGWNNPQWQAPATTLSILFGKQQLGFSLLHWDGVDVRNLAKQHVARRGPRIGSLLLQTLHEMQMQPHEQQTARLIIASLLSHCVDLLGSQIQTASRSQALFEAIRVYIDEHYATPLTRESVAQAFYISPNYLSHLFQKTGAVGFNEYLTHTRLEHARQLLKGYDLKVKEVAHACGFVDSNYFCRLFRKNTERSPSEYRRQYHSQLTGKAASPE; encoded by the coding sequence ATGCACCACGACATCACTCATATCCTGACTGACCTGATCAACGGCACAACGCCGCTGCGTCAGGTGCATTTTGCAAACCCTGCGACCTCCGCCCCCGAATTTGCCTTGCAGGTCGATTTTCCGCGTCTGGAGATGGTGATCGAAGGTTCGATGAAAGACCTGGCTGACTGCGTTTTACATCAGGGTGATGTTTTATACGTCCCGGCTGGCGGCTGGAATAATCCACAATGGCAAGCCCCCGCAACCACGCTGAGCATCCTGTTTGGTAAACAGCAGCTTGGGTTTAGCCTTTTGCACTGGGATGGTGTAGACGTTCGTAACCTGGCGAAGCAGCACGTTGCCCGCCGCGGTCCGCGCATTGGATCGCTACTCTTACAAACGCTCCATGAAATGCAGATGCAACCGCACGAGCAGCAAACCGCGCGGCTGATTATCGCCAGCCTGCTTAGCCACTGCGTCGACCTGCTGGGGAGTCAGATCCAAACCGCCTCCCGCAGTCAGGCTCTCTTTGAAGCGATTCGGGTCTATATTGACGAACACTACGCCACTCCGCTTACCCGGGAATCCGTCGCGCAGGCGTTTTATATCTCCCCAAACTACCTGTCGCATCTGTTCCAGAAAACGGGCGCTGTGGGTTTCAATGAATACCTGACGCATACCCGGCTGGAACACGCGCGCCAGCTGTTGAAAGGGTATGATTTAAAAGTGAAAGAGGTGGCGCATGCCTGCGGATTTGTCGACAGCAACTATTTCTGCCGGTTATTTCGCAAGAACACGGAGCGTTCGCCGTCAGAGTACCGTCGCCAGTATCACAGCCAGCTCACCGGGAAGGCCGCTAGTCCAGAATGA
- the argC gene encoding N-acetyl-gamma-glutamyl-phosphate reductase, with amino-acid sequence MLNTLIVGASGYAGAELVSYVNRHPHMTITALTVSAQSNDAGKLISDLHPQLRGIVDLPLQPMSDISEFTDGVDVVFLATAHEVSHDLAPQFLAAGCVVFDLSGAFRVNDGAFYEKYYGFTHQHPDLLEKAVYGLAEWSADKLKEADLIAVPGCYPTAAQLSLKPLIDAGLLDLSQWPVINATSGVSGAGRKAAISNSFCEVSLQPYGVFNHRHHPEITTHLGAEVIFTPHLGSFPRGILETITCRLKPGVSKEQVNEVFTQAYADKPLVRLYDKGVPALKNVVGLPFCDIGFAVQGEHLIVVAAEDNLLKGAAAQAMQCANIRFGFPETQALI; translated from the coding sequence ATGTTGAATACGCTGATTGTAGGCGCTAGCGGTTATGCGGGCGCAGAGCTTGTAAGCTACGTGAATCGCCATCCACATATGACCATAACCGCTTTGACCGTGTCAGCGCAAAGCAATGATGCAGGAAAGTTAATTTCCGATTTGCATCCGCAACTTAGGGGCATTGTCGATCTGCCGCTGCAGCCAATGTCTGACATCAGCGAGTTTACCGACGGCGTCGACGTGGTGTTTTTAGCCACCGCGCACGAGGTCAGCCACGACCTGGCGCCGCAGTTCCTGGCGGCCGGCTGCGTGGTCTTTGACCTCTCCGGCGCGTTCCGCGTTAACGACGGCGCGTTTTACGAAAAATATTACGGCTTCACTCATCAGCACCCGGATCTGCTTGAAAAAGCGGTGTACGGCCTGGCGGAGTGGAGCGCGGACAAGCTGAAAGAAGCGGACCTGATTGCCGTGCCGGGCTGCTACCCGACGGCGGCGCAGCTTTCACTGAAGCCGCTGATCGACGCAGGGCTGCTGGATCTGAGCCAGTGGCCGGTGATCAACGCCACCAGTGGCGTGAGCGGAGCAGGTCGGAAGGCCGCTATCTCTAACAGCTTCTGCGAAGTGAGCCTTCAGCCGTATGGCGTGTTTAACCACCGTCATCACCCTGAAATCACGACCCATCTGGGCGCCGAGGTGATTTTCACCCCGCACCTGGGCAGCTTCCCACGTGGGATCCTCGAAACTATTACCTGCCGCCTGAAGCCCGGCGTGAGCAAAGAGCAGGTGAACGAGGTCTTCACCCAGGCGTATGCGGATAAACCGCTGGTGCGCCTGTACGACAAAGGCGTGCCGGCGCTGAAAAACGTGGTCGGCCTGCCGTTCTGCGACATCGGCTTTGCCGTGCAGGGCGAGCACCTGATTGTGGTCGCCGCGGAAGATAACTTACTCAAAGGCGCTGCCGCACAAGCAATGCAGTGTGCAAATATTCGTTTCGGTTTCCCGGAAACGCAGGCTCTTATTTAA
- the fabR gene encoding HTH-type transcriptional repressor FabR — MMGVRAQQKEKTRRSLVEAAFSQLSAERSFASLSLREVAREAGIAPTSFYRHFRDVDELGLTMVDESGLMLRQLMRQARQRIAKGGSVIRTSVSTFMEFIGNNPNAFRLLLRERSGTSAAFRAAVAREIQHFIAELADYLELENHMPRAFTEAQAEAMVTIVFSAGAEALDVSIEQRKQLEERLVLQLRMISKGAYYWYRREQEKLAHQTEE; from the coding sequence GTGATGGGCGTAAGAGCACAACAAAAAGAGAAAACCCGGCGTTCGCTGGTGGAAGCCGCATTCAGTCAACTGAGTGCTGAGCGGAGTTTTGCCAGTTTGAGCCTGCGTGAAGTCGCACGCGAGGCCGGGATTGCGCCAACGTCCTTCTATCGTCACTTCCGTGATGTGGATGAACTGGGCCTGACCATGGTCGACGAGAGCGGCCTGATGCTGCGCCAGTTGATGCGCCAGGCACGTCAGCGTATCGCAAAAGGGGGCAGCGTGATCCGCACCTCCGTATCGACCTTTATGGAATTTATCGGCAATAACCCCAACGCGTTTCGTCTTCTTCTGCGCGAGCGTTCGGGGACATCGGCGGCGTTTCGTGCCGCCGTCGCGCGTGAAATTCAGCACTTCATCGCGGAACTTGCCGACTATCTTGAACTCGAAAACCATATGCCGCGTGCGTTTACTGAAGCACAGGCTGAGGCGATGGTGACGATTGTTTTCAGCGCGGGTGCCGAAGCGCTGGATGTCAGCATTGAACAACGCAAGCAGCTCGAAGAGCGACTGGTATTGCAGCTCAGGATGATCTCCAAAGGCGCGTACTACTGGTATCGCCGTGAACAAGAGAAACTGGCACATCAAACCGAAGAGTGA
- the argE gene encoding acetylornithine deacetylase gives MKMNLPPFIEIYRALIATPSISATEEALDQSNESLINLLAGWFSDLGFNVEVQPVPGTRHKFNLLASTGTGAGGLLLAGHTDTVPFDDGRWTRDPFTLTEHDNKLYGLGTADMKGFFAFILDALRDVDVTKLKKPLYILATADEETSMAGARYFSENTSIRPDCAIIGEPTSLQPIRAHKGHISTAVRVLGQSGHSSDPARGVNAIELMHDAIGRIMTLRDDLKERYHYEAFTVPYPTLNLGSLHGGDASNRICACCELHMDIRPLPGMTLSDLDGLLNEALAPVSERWPGRLTVSELHPPIPGYECPPDHQLVEVVEKLLGEKTDVVNYCTEAPFIQTLCPTLVLGPGSINQAHQPDEYLETRFIKPTRELITQVVHHFCWH, from the coding sequence ATGAAAATGAACTTACCGCCATTTATCGAGATCTACCGCGCCCTGATTGCCACACCGTCCATCAGCGCAACGGAAGAAGCGCTGGATCAGAGCAATGAGTCTTTAATCAATCTGCTGGCGGGTTGGTTTAGCGATCTTGGGTTTAACGTTGAGGTTCAGCCCGTCCCCGGAACACGCCACAAATTTAACCTGCTTGCCAGCACCGGAACCGGTGCGGGCGGCCTGCTGCTGGCCGGTCATACCGACACAGTGCCCTTTGACGATGGCCGCTGGACGCGCGATCCGTTCACCCTGACCGAGCACGACAACAAGCTTTACGGGCTGGGCACCGCCGATATGAAAGGCTTCTTCGCCTTTATCCTCGACGCGCTGCGTGACGTGGACGTGACGAAGCTGAAAAAACCGCTCTACATTCTGGCGACCGCCGATGAAGAGACCAGCATGGCGGGCGCGCGCTACTTCTCTGAAAACACCTCGATCCGCCCGGACTGCGCGATCATCGGTGAGCCGACTTCTCTGCAGCCGATCCGCGCGCACAAAGGCCATATTTCTACCGCCGTGCGCGTGCTGGGCCAGTCCGGCCACTCCAGCGATCCGGCGCGCGGCGTGAACGCCATCGAGCTGATGCATGACGCCATCGGCCGCATCATGACCCTGCGCGACGATCTGAAAGAACGTTATCACTACGAGGCGTTCACCGTGCCGTATCCGACGCTAAACCTCGGCAGCCTGCACGGCGGTGATGCCTCCAACCGCATCTGCGCCTGCTGCGAACTGCATATGGACATCCGCCCGCTGCCGGGCATGACCCTGAGCGATCTCGACGGCCTGCTGAATGAAGCGCTGGCCCCGGTGAGCGAGCGCTGGCCGGGCCGCCTGACGGTCTCCGAACTGCATCCGCCGATCCCGGGTTACGAATGCCCGCCGGACCATCAGCTGGTTGAAGTGGTGGAAAAACTGCTCGGTGAGAAAACCGACGTGGTGAACTACTGCACCGAAGCGCCGTTTATTCAGACGCTTTGCCCAACGCTGGTCCTTGGCCCTGGCTCCATCAACCAGGCGCACCAGCCGGATGAATATCTGGAAACCCGCTTCATCAAGCCCACCCGCGAACTGATTACCCAGGTTGTGCATCACTTCTGCTGGCATTAA
- the ppc gene encoding phosphoenolpyruvate carboxylase codes for MNEQYSALRSNVSMLGKVLGDTIKDALGENILDRVETIRKLSKSSRAGNEASRQELLTTLQNLSNDELLPVARAFSQFLNLANTAEQYHSISPNGEAASNPEVIARTLRKLKDQPDLNEATIKKAVESLSLELVLTAHPTEITRRTLIHKMVEVNNCLKQLDNKDIADYERNQLMRRLRQLIAQSWHTDEIRKHRPSPVDEAKWGFAVVENSLWEGVPNYLRELNEQLEENLGYRLPVDFVPVRFTSWMGGDRDGNPNVTAEITRHVLLLSRWKATDLFLKDIQVLISELSMVEATPELRALAGEEGASEPYRFLMKKLRGQLMATQAWLEARLKGQRLPKPEGLLSQNEQLWEPLYACYKSLQACGMGIIANGELLDTLRRVKCFGVPLVRIDVRQESTRHTEALGELTRYLGIGDYESWSEADKQAFLIRELNSKRPLLPRNWEPSNETREVLNTCKAIVDAPKGSVAAYVISMAKTPSDVLGVHLLLKEAGIDYALPVAPLFETLDDLNNANDVMSQLLNIDWYRGFIQGKQMVMIGYSDSAKDAGVMAASWAQYQAQDALIKTCEKAGIELTLFHGRGGSIGRGGAPAHAALLSQPPGSLKGGLRVTEQGEMIRFKYGLPEVTISSLSLYTSAILEANLLPPPEPKVSWCHIMDELSDISCDLYRGYVRENKDFVPYFRSATPEQELGKLPLGSRPAKRRPTGGVESLRAIPWIFAWTQNRLMLPAWLGAGAALQKVVEDGKQNELESMCRDWPFFSTRLGMLEMVFSKADLWLAEYYDQRLVKPELWALGKELRELLEGDIKVVLDIANDSHLMADLPWIAESIQLRNIYTDPLNVLQAELLHRSRLAEEEGKEPDPRVEQALMVTIAGVAAGMRNTG; via the coding sequence ATGAACGAACAATATTCCGCGTTGCGTAGTAATGTCAGTATGCTCGGCAAAGTGCTTGGAGATACCATCAAAGATGCGTTGGGGGAGAACATCCTTGACCGCGTTGAAACCATCCGCAAGCTGTCTAAATCTTCCCGTGCCGGTAACGAGGCCAGTCGTCAGGAGCTGCTCACCACCTTGCAGAACCTCTCTAACGATGAGCTGCTGCCCGTTGCACGCGCATTCAGCCAGTTCCTGAATCTGGCAAATACCGCTGAGCAATACCACAGCATTTCGCCAAACGGCGAAGCGGCCAGCAACCCGGAAGTCATTGCCCGCACCCTTCGTAAACTGAAAGACCAGCCAGACCTCAACGAAGCCACCATCAAAAAAGCGGTGGAGTCGCTTTCGCTGGAGCTGGTGCTGACCGCACACCCAACCGAAATTACCCGTCGCACCCTGATCCACAAAATGGTGGAAGTGAACAACTGTCTGAAGCAGTTGGATAACAAAGACATTGCCGACTACGAACGCAACCAGCTGATGCGCCGTCTGCGCCAGCTGATTGCCCAGTCCTGGCACACCGATGAAATTCGTAAGCATCGCCCAAGCCCGGTCGACGAAGCCAAATGGGGCTTTGCGGTGGTGGAAAACAGCCTGTGGGAAGGGGTGCCTAACTACCTGCGCGAGCTGAACGAACAGCTGGAAGAGAACCTCGGTTACCGCCTGCCGGTCGACTTTGTTCCGGTGCGCTTCACCTCCTGGATGGGCGGCGACCGCGACGGTAATCCGAACGTGACCGCGGAAATCACCCGTCATGTCCTGCTGCTGAGCCGCTGGAAAGCGACCGACCTGTTCCTGAAAGACATTCAGGTGCTGATCTCCGAGCTGTCGATGGTTGAGGCAACGCCGGAACTGCGCGCGCTGGCCGGGGAAGAAGGTGCCAGCGAGCCGTACCGTTTCCTGATGAAAAAACTGCGTGGTCAGCTGATGGCCACTCAGGCCTGGCTGGAAGCGCGTCTGAAAGGTCAGCGCCTGCCAAAACCGGAAGGCCTGCTCAGCCAGAACGAACAGCTCTGGGAGCCGCTCTACGCCTGCTATAAATCACTGCAGGCCTGCGGGATGGGCATCATCGCTAACGGCGAACTGCTCGACACCCTGCGCCGCGTGAAGTGTTTCGGCGTGCCGCTGGTGCGTATCGACGTCCGTCAGGAAAGTACCCGTCATACCGAAGCGCTGGGCGAGCTGACCCGCTATCTCGGCATCGGCGATTATGAAAGCTGGTCCGAAGCCGACAAACAGGCCTTCCTGATCCGCGAGCTGAACTCGAAGCGCCCTCTGCTGCCGCGCAACTGGGAGCCAAGCAACGAAACCCGCGAAGTGCTCAACACCTGTAAAGCGATCGTGGATGCGCCGAAAGGATCGGTGGCCGCCTATGTGATCTCCATGGCGAAGACCCCGTCCGACGTGTTGGGCGTTCATCTGCTGCTGAAAGAAGCGGGAATCGACTACGCTCTGCCGGTCGCCCCGCTGTTTGAGACCCTCGACGACCTGAACAATGCCAACGACGTCATGAGCCAGCTGTTGAATATCGACTGGTACCGCGGCTTTATTCAGGGCAAACAGATGGTGATGATTGGCTATTCCGACTCCGCTAAAGATGCGGGCGTGATGGCGGCATCCTGGGCGCAGTATCAGGCGCAGGACGCACTGATCAAAACCTGCGAGAAAGCCGGTATTGAACTGACCCTGTTCCACGGACGCGGTGGTTCAATTGGCCGTGGCGGCGCACCGGCACACGCAGCGCTGCTGTCGCAGCCGCCGGGAAGCCTGAAAGGCGGCCTGCGCGTCACCGAGCAGGGCGAGATGATCCGCTTCAAATACGGCCTGCCGGAAGTGACCATCAGCAGCCTGTCGCTCTATACCAGCGCGATCCTGGAAGCAAACCTGCTGCCGCCGCCGGAGCCAAAAGTATCCTGGTGCCATATCATGGACGAACTGTCCGATATCTCCTGCGATCTGTACCGCGGCTACGTGCGTGAAAACAAAGATTTCGTCCCTTACTTCCGCTCGGCCACGCCTGAGCAGGAGCTGGGTAAACTGCCGCTGGGCTCACGTCCTGCGAAGCGTCGCCCAACCGGTGGCGTAGAGTCTCTGCGCGCGATCCCGTGGATCTTCGCCTGGACGCAGAACCGCCTGATGCTGCCCGCCTGGCTGGGTGCCGGCGCCGCGCTGCAAAAAGTGGTGGAAGACGGCAAACAGAACGAACTGGAATCCATGTGCCGCGACTGGCCGTTCTTCTCTACCCGTCTGGGTATGCTGGAGATGGTCTTCTCGAAAGCTGACCTGTGGCTGGCGGAATACTACGACCAGCGTCTGGTGAAACCAGAGCTGTGGGCGCTGGGTAAAGAGCTGCGCGAACTGCTGGAAGGCGACATCAAGGTGGTGCTGGACATCGCTAACGACTCACATCTGATGGCGGACCTGCCGTGGATTGCAGAGTCTATCCAGCTGCGTAACATCTACACCGACCCGCTGAACGTTCTGCAGGCAGAGCTGCTGCACCGTTCGCGTCTGGCGGAAGAGGAAGGTAAAGAGCCGGATCCGCGCGTTGAACAGGCGCTGATGGTGACGATTGCGGGCGTTGCGGCGGGTATGCGTAACACCGGCTAA